A DNA window from Linepithema humile isolate Giens D197 chromosome 6, Lhum_UNIL_v1.0, whole genome shotgun sequence contains the following coding sequences:
- the Hmg-2 gene encoding high mobility group protein 20A isoform X1, producing the protein MSETTPINDVSESNGAMEQHTYNGDVEEHTTKSPISIEEKAPDSVYDNGVKKNTGTGSSSNTPNRAKKRKKAPRDATAPKQPLSGYFLFLNDRREKVRSENPSLTFTEITKLLASEWSKLPADQKQQYLDAAELDKERYNREFSDYKQTEAYRLFNEKQSERQNENKKERNGTDINAEQNDIQQDKDNDFTGFDIPIFTEEFLDHNKTCEAELRQLRKATSDYEAQNAVLQRHVDSLYAAVNRLESETNQQRTTNQTLQRHLDSLRSQLAGCFATIPLPGTHDGATLQNIDGYFERLESLLNSNAEQSLRNAIRNAVSRLELIG; encoded by the exons ATGAGTGAGACGACTCCGATAAATGATGTGTCTGAAAGCAATGGTGCAATGGAGCAGCATACTTACAATGGGGATGTAGAGGAACATACTA CTAAGTCTCCAATAAGTATAGAGGAAAAAGCACCCGATTCGGTATACGATAATGGTGTGAAGAAGAATACTGGTACCGGCAGTAGCAGTAACACGCCAAATAGAGCCAAGAAACGCAAGAAGGCTCCAAGAGATGCTACTGCGCCTAAACAACCACTCAGCGGTTATTTTCT GTTCTTAAACGACCGAAGGGAGAAGGTCCGAAGTGAGAATCCAAGTTTAACGTTTACAGAGATTACAAAACTTCTGGCTTCGGAGTGGAGTAAACTGCCAGCTGATCAAAAACAG CAATATTTGGACGCAGCTGAGTTAGATAAGGAGCGCTACAATCGTGAGTTTAGCGATTACAAACAAACGGAAGCGTACAGACTGTTCAACGAGAAACAATCGGAGagacaaaatgaaaataaaaaggaaagaaacgGCACTGACATAAATGCCGAGCAGAat gaCATCCAGCAAGACAAGGACAACGACTTCACAGGGTTTGACATTCCTATTTTTACAGAGGAATTTCTGGATCATAATAAAA CCTGTGAGGCTGAATTGAGACAATTGCGGAAAGCTACATCGGATTACGAAGCTCAGAATGCAGTTCTCCAGCGACACGTCGACAGTCTGTATGCAGCGGTGAATCGTTTGGAGTCGGAAACTAATCAGCAACGAACGACCAATCAGACTCTACAGCGTCATTTGGATTCTCTTCGTTCGCAACTGGCGGGCTGCTTCGCCACCATACCGCTTCCAG gcaCACACGACGGTGCCACGTTACAAAATATCGACGGTTACTTCGAGAGGCTAGAGTCCTTGCTGAACAGCAACGCCGAGCAGAGTCTACGTAACGCCATACGTAATGCCGTGTCCCGTCTGGAGTTAATTGGATGA
- the LOC105671289 gene encoding oligosaccharyltransferase complex subunit OSTC yields MEYIYRLPFLVLEVPNLKLKKPSWFVKPSAMIVFSLILLSYFLVTGGIIYDVIVEPPSVGSTTDEHGHTRPVAFMPYRVNGQYIMEGLASSFLFTIGGLGFIILDQTHGPSTPKLNRILLICVGFLSIVVSFIACWIFMKMKLPGYLQS; encoded by the exons ATGGAGTACATTTATCGATTACCGTTTTTAGTCCTGGAAGTGCctaatttaaagttaaagaaaCCGTCCTGGTTTGTGAAACCTAGTGCTATGATAGTCTTTTCCCTCATCCTTCTGTCGTACTTCTTGGTGACAGGAG GAATCATATACGATGTAATCGTTGAGCCACCTAGTGTAGGATCTACAACAGATGAACATGGCCATACAAGACCT GTAGCATTTATGCCATATCGTGTTAATGGGCAATATATCATGGAAGGCTTAGCCTCCAGTTTTCTATTCACAATAGGAGGCTTAGGCTTTATTATACTGGATCAAACTCATGGTCCATCAACGCCGAAACTTAACAGAATTCTTCTGATATGTGTTGGATTTCTCAGCATAGTTGTGTCATTTATTGCATGCTGGATATTCATGAAAATGAAACTTCC CGGGTATCTGCAATCTTAA
- the LOC105671288 gene encoding calcium and integrin-binding protein 1-like, producing the protein MGAGKSQFTEEELQDYQDLTYFTKKEVLYAHQKFKALAPEKVGHNRNAKLPMSKILQYPELRVNPFGDRICKVFSSSQDGDCTFEDFLDMMSVFSDAAPKAVKAEHAFRIFDFDGDDMLGVGDLRQVVDRLTAPQRLNDSDIQQLLQYILDEADLDDDGALSFAEFEHIIEKSSDFSKSFRIRL; encoded by the exons ATGGGTGCAGGAAAGAGTCAGTTTACTGAAGAGGAGCTGCAAGATTATCAa GATTTAACATACTTTACAAAAAAGGAAGTCTTGTA CGCACATCAGAAATTCAAGGCACTCGCACCAGAAAAAGTTGGGCACAACAGAAATGCTAAGCTCCCGATGtccaaaattttacaatatcccGAATTGAGAGTGAATCCTTTTGGAGATAGAATCTGTAAGGTTTTTAGCTCTAGTCAGGATGGCGATTGCACCTTTGAAGATTTTTTGGACATGATGTCTGTGTTCAGTGACGCTGCCCCAAAGGCTGTGAAAGCTGAACATGCGTTTAGAATATTTG ATTTTGATGGGGATGACATGCTTGGCGTGGGAGATCTAAGACAAGTAGTTGATAGATTAACTGCACCCCAGAGATTGAATGACAGCGACATACAGCAGCTTCTTCAGTACATTCTTGATGAAGCTGATCTAGATGATGACGGTGCTCTAAGCTTCGCAGAATTCGAACATATTATAGAGAAGAGCAGTGACTTTTCCAA GAGTTTTCGTATTCGTTTATAA
- the LOC105671283 gene encoding protein MMS22-like isoform X2: protein MDFDITCDCSGKVNINDWQLDRDGLFSHKEVDNVLFPQADYPFSCIEVRLFDCVMPGAVGVMNLNHLTNCMEMQLKILNRQSRSTVLSRVCDNDDENYFSLRKMICNFILYFRAYMNGIRWDLSALEIAVPEINKDVDALFNSLKRFFSTLRNIPDSILHYAASNIGNKCKQPEFHLCHTHIELRWFFITLVHSRTMWCQYQMHPVEEFENSAEMVINDLIYFALKVFERLSLNWTVDHKQKTPYFCTCTRELWLMLQIFIDSLEGRMKTKTFWDHVNSCIHKVLNTDQTQMIFWHKSGDSVLPDCKNPELFCIWIVYHLSLLYGYSNDGVYLQSNSSRIKSNYEQVEKVLKIYVCKGGKDGERDELDVELKIIISLLHELIINWWQPRVPVISFLWDCFHKRLDQPFLLQTSGPWALSLEKKTAADILKQINNRIDSKFEHSKESSYGMFLYLIGTFLKKYSKVDPKYWNQIKGRVYTKFSKNKVAEFSESGLYNFISLFITLAVTADITNVCTTMLDLLPSTQELNSEYNKKCNLIWKGKLTCLLLFNERRLSFAPIINHFTETVNLISCRKDETSRSMMTNFVDVLNTVLSASEKIDLGEYNFIGGWIDRYLLECPKNRIGFLLEMLANVLDKCVILQVSCDNSDGAREMLNALWGSVACRVRQLVFDPVLTGDNYKIISKLAVIFTLEAVRDPATAKTHKHSTMSLFQHFAASVFVKDIRITQCYLTMILENGEAVQSLKKEIANFDIILIQAWIKCSIVGYNTDREETRILQNYILNLDDIKEIFMSNFRNLQEFKNGNEPIITFIISFMERQNALKTDQERLRYNAKCKTYFKNLEKWVLIPVTEETKNTDLAIWIYRCLGTLILCLSPMLYAKNQPNDMLRTLINKVLLVPENSAQSYIKQLGKRIFSMVLLGLEKLNVKSDILLQAMIRDILDQYLPVLITEDNSGCSFKVSDSFLKFFKDAKCEYLRLIFETLMANFYTISSDNVVHKHANLITWLIKTLLKEGTYPKHVTEHIIQICSPNIFGCYMKVSDHHPHKLHTIDFIKNVIKNAYYKGDKSIREKFYTAVSAMVQKYLILNTQFTFELIQSILTIEKSIIINLIPQLDTIIFQAEQNRRPNVVSLRFMFNQLKKQMLNMNNDV, encoded by the exons ATGGATTTTGATATTACCTGCGACTGCAGCGGTAAAGTGAATATCAACGATTGGCAACTCGACAGAGATGGTTTGTTTTCCCATAAAGAAGTGGACAATGTGCTTTTTCCACAAGCCGACTATCCTTTTTCCTGTATCGAAGTCAGACTCTTTGACTGTGTCATGCCTGGAGCTGTTGGTGTGATGAATCTTAATCATCTCACTAATTGCATGGA GAtgcaattgaaaatattaaacagaCAAAGCAGATCAACTGTATTATCGAGAGTGTgtgataatgatgatgaaaattatttttccttaaGAAAAATGATCTGTAacttcattttatatttccgtGCATATATGAATGG TATAAGGTGGGACCTCAGTGCCTTGGAAATAGCAGTACCTGAAATTAACAAAGATGTGGATGCTTTGTTTAATTCTCTCAAGCGATTTTTTAGTACATTGCGTAATATTCCCGATTCAATTCTGCATTATGCTGCTTCCAACATAGGAAATAag TGTAAGCAGCCAGAATTTCACTTATGTCACACACATATAGAGTTAAGATGGTTTTTCATCACATTAGTACATTCAAGAACTATGTGGTGCCAATATCAAATGCATCCAGTGGAAGAATTTGAAAACAGTGCTGAAATGGTCATCAATGATCTCATATATTTTGCCTTGAAAGTATTTGAGAgg ttatctTTAAACTGGACTGTAGATCATAAGCAAAAGACACCGTATTTCTGTACATGTACACGAGAGCTGTGGCTCATGctacaaatatttatcgacAGTCTAGAGGGAAGGATGAAAACGAAG acattttGGGACCACGTAAATAGCTGTATCCATAAAGTATTAAACACAGATCAGACCCAAATGATATTTTGGCATAAGAGCGGAGACTCTGTTCTGCCGGATTGTAAGAATCCTGAACTGTTCTGCATCTGGATAGTGTATCACTTGTCTCTGTTGTACGGATACAGTAATGACGGTGTATACTTGCAGTCAAACTCGTCAAGG ATTAAATCCAATTACGAACAAGTGGAGAAAGTTCTAAAAATATACGTGTGTAAAGGTGGAAAGGACGGCGAGAGGGATGAACTTGATGTCGAACTCAAGATCATAATATCGCTGTTGCATGAGCTTATTATTAACTGGTGGCAACCGCGTGTGCCGGTTATATCATTTCTCTGGGACTGTTTTCACAAAAGATTAGACCAGCCGTTCTTGTTGCAGACCTCTGGACCTTGGGCTTTGTCCCTTGAAAA aaaaactGCTGCAGACATTCTAAAACAGATTAATAACAGAATTGACAGCAAATTTGAGCATTCCAAGGAATCTAGCTATGGCATGTTCTTATACTTAATAG GCAcctttttgaagaaatacagTAAGGTAGACCCGAAATATTGGAATCAAATTAAAGGACGTGTGTACACGAAATTTTCGAAGAATAAAGTCGCAGAGTTCTCCGAGAGTGGCCTCTACAACTTCATATCCTTATTTATCACTTTAGCTGTTACTGCAGATATTACAAACGTA TGCACGACGATGTTAGATCTCTTGCCATCCACGCAAGAATTAAACAGCGAATACAATAAAAAGTGCAATCTAATCTGGAAAGGAAAACTAACGTGTCTCCTATTGTTCAACGAGAGGAGATTATCCTTTGCTccgataattaatcattttacgGAAACA GTCAACTTAATAAGCTGTCGCAAAGACGAAACATCTCGTTCCATGATGACCAATTTCGTCGATGTCTTAAATACAGTCTTGTCCGCCAGTGAGAAAATTGATTTGGGAGAATACAATTTCATAGGCGGTTGGATCGATCGTTATCTCTTAGAGTGTCCGAAGAACAGAATTGGATTTTTGCTGGAAATGCTCGCCAATGTTTTGGACAAGTGTGTTATTCTGCAGGTTTCTTGTGACAATTCGG ATGGTGCCAGGGAAATGTTAAACGCGCTGTGGGGTTCTGTCGCTTGTAGAGTCCGCCAGCTCGTCTTTGATCCCGTGCTTACTGgtgacaattataaaattatctccAAACTGGCTGTCATATTTACGTTAGAAGCAGTCAGAGATCCGGCTACTGCTAAGACGCACAAGCATTCAACTATGTCTTTATTTCAACACTTTGCGGCATCAGTATTTGTGAAAGATATAAG AATTACTCAGTGTTACTTAACGATGATTCTCGAGAACGGCGAAGCGGTGCAAAGCCTGAAAAAGGAAATTGCAAATTTCGATATTATTCTTATCCAA GCATGGATAAAGTGTTCTATCGTTGGCTACAACACAGATAGGGAAGAGACAAGGATTCTGCAAAATTACATTCTCAATCTCGACGATATCAAGGAAATATTCATGTCGAATTTCAGGAATCTGCAGGAATTTAAGAATGGCAATGAGCCTATTATTACATTCATAATATCGTTCATGGAGAGGCAGAATGCATTAAAG ACTGATCAGGAAAGGCTTCGATATAATGCGAAATGTAAAACGTACTTTAAAAACTTGGAGAAGTGGGTCCTGATACCTGTAACGGAGGAGACGAAAAACACGGATCTGGCGATTTGGATTTACAGGTGCCTTGGAACATTGATTCTCTGCCTTTCTCCGATGCTGTATGCTAAA AATCAACCAAACGACATGTTGAGAACGCTTATTAATAAAGTTCTACTGGTACCCGAGAACTCTGCGCAATCGTATATAAAGCAATTGGGCAAGAGAATATTCTCGATGGTATTACTCGGTCTGGAAAAGTTAAACGTCAAGAGCGACATACTGTTACAAGCGATGATCAGAGATATCTTGGATCAGTACTTGCCGGTTTTAATAACCGAAGATAATAGCGGATGCAGTTTCAAAGTTAGCGATTCCTTCCTGAAATTTTTCAAGGACGCGAAATGCGAATATCTACGCTTGATTTTCGAAACGCTGATGGcgaatttttatactatatcATCCGACAATGTCGTGCACAAGCACGCCAACTTG ATAACTTGGCTCATAAAAACGTTGCTTAAAGAGGGAACGTATCCCAAACACGTCACGGAACATATCATCCAAATTTGTTCCCCGAACATCTTTGGATGCTACATGAAGGTTTCGGATCATCATCCGCATAAGCTGCACACAATTGACTTcatcaaaaatgtaattaaaaatgcttATTACAAAGGGGATAAATCGATCAG agaaaaattttatactgcCGTTTCTGCTATGGTGCAAAAATATCTGATCTTAAACACACAATTTACGTTTGAGCTTATACAATCTATCCTGACAATAgagaaaagtattataatcaatttgaTTCCGCAACTTGacacaattatatttcaagCTGAACAAAATCGTCGACCCAATGTGGTGTCATTAAG gTTCATGTTTAACCagctaaaaaaacaaatgttgaaTATGAACAATGATGTGTGA
- the Hmg-2 gene encoding high mobility group protein 20A isoform X2: MSETTPINDVSESNGAMEQHTYNGDVEEHTTKSPISIEEKAPDSVYDNGVKKNTGTGSSSNTPNRAKKRKKAPRDATAPKQPLSGYFLFLNDRREKVRSENPSLTFTEITKLLASEWSKLPADQKQQYLDAAELDKERYNREFSDYKQTEAYRLFNEKQSERQNENKKERNGTDINAEQNQDKDNDFTGFDIPIFTEEFLDHNKTCEAELRQLRKATSDYEAQNAVLQRHVDSLYAAVNRLESETNQQRTTNQTLQRHLDSLRSQLAGCFATIPLPGTHDGATLQNIDGYFERLESLLNSNAEQSLRNAIRNAVSRLELIG, translated from the exons ATGAGTGAGACGACTCCGATAAATGATGTGTCTGAAAGCAATGGTGCAATGGAGCAGCATACTTACAATGGGGATGTAGAGGAACATACTA CTAAGTCTCCAATAAGTATAGAGGAAAAAGCACCCGATTCGGTATACGATAATGGTGTGAAGAAGAATACTGGTACCGGCAGTAGCAGTAACACGCCAAATAGAGCCAAGAAACGCAAGAAGGCTCCAAGAGATGCTACTGCGCCTAAACAACCACTCAGCGGTTATTTTCT GTTCTTAAACGACCGAAGGGAGAAGGTCCGAAGTGAGAATCCAAGTTTAACGTTTACAGAGATTACAAAACTTCTGGCTTCGGAGTGGAGTAAACTGCCAGCTGATCAAAAACAG CAATATTTGGACGCAGCTGAGTTAGATAAGGAGCGCTACAATCGTGAGTTTAGCGATTACAAACAAACGGAAGCGTACAGACTGTTCAACGAGAAACAATCGGAGagacaaaatgaaaataaaaaggaaagaaacgGCACTGACATAAATGCCGAGCAGAat CAAGACAAGGACAACGACTTCACAGGGTTTGACATTCCTATTTTTACAGAGGAATTTCTGGATCATAATAAAA CCTGTGAGGCTGAATTGAGACAATTGCGGAAAGCTACATCGGATTACGAAGCTCAGAATGCAGTTCTCCAGCGACACGTCGACAGTCTGTATGCAGCGGTGAATCGTTTGGAGTCGGAAACTAATCAGCAACGAACGACCAATCAGACTCTACAGCGTCATTTGGATTCTCTTCGTTCGCAACTGGCGGGCTGCTTCGCCACCATACCGCTTCCAG gcaCACACGACGGTGCCACGTTACAAAATATCGACGGTTACTTCGAGAGGCTAGAGTCCTTGCTGAACAGCAACGCCGAGCAGAGTCTACGTAACGCCATACGTAATGCCGTGTCCCGTCTGGAGTTAATTGGATGA
- the LOC105671283 gene encoding protein MMS22-like isoform X1: MDFDITCDCSGKVNINDWQLDRDGLFSHKEVDNVLFPQADYPFSCIEVRLFDCVMPGAVGVMNLNHLTNCMECMSLYCRMQLKILNRQSRSTVLSRVCDNDDENYFSLRKMICNFILYFRAYMNGIRWDLSALEIAVPEINKDVDALFNSLKRFFSTLRNIPDSILHYAASNIGNKCKQPEFHLCHTHIELRWFFITLVHSRTMWCQYQMHPVEEFENSAEMVINDLIYFALKVFERLSLNWTVDHKQKTPYFCTCTRELWLMLQIFIDSLEGRMKTKTFWDHVNSCIHKVLNTDQTQMIFWHKSGDSVLPDCKNPELFCIWIVYHLSLLYGYSNDGVYLQSNSSRIKSNYEQVEKVLKIYVCKGGKDGERDELDVELKIIISLLHELIINWWQPRVPVISFLWDCFHKRLDQPFLLQTSGPWALSLEKKTAADILKQINNRIDSKFEHSKESSYGMFLYLIGTFLKKYSKVDPKYWNQIKGRVYTKFSKNKVAEFSESGLYNFISLFITLAVTADITNVCTTMLDLLPSTQELNSEYNKKCNLIWKGKLTCLLLFNERRLSFAPIINHFTETVNLISCRKDETSRSMMTNFVDVLNTVLSASEKIDLGEYNFIGGWIDRYLLECPKNRIGFLLEMLANVLDKCVILQVSCDNSDGAREMLNALWGSVACRVRQLVFDPVLTGDNYKIISKLAVIFTLEAVRDPATAKTHKHSTMSLFQHFAASVFVKDIRITQCYLTMILENGEAVQSLKKEIANFDIILIQAWIKCSIVGYNTDREETRILQNYILNLDDIKEIFMSNFRNLQEFKNGNEPIITFIISFMERQNALKTDQERLRYNAKCKTYFKNLEKWVLIPVTEETKNTDLAIWIYRCLGTLILCLSPMLYAKNQPNDMLRTLINKVLLVPENSAQSYIKQLGKRIFSMVLLGLEKLNVKSDILLQAMIRDILDQYLPVLITEDNSGCSFKVSDSFLKFFKDAKCEYLRLIFETLMANFYTISSDNVVHKHANLITWLIKTLLKEGTYPKHVTEHIIQICSPNIFGCYMKVSDHHPHKLHTIDFIKNVIKNAYYKGDKSIREKFYTAVSAMVQKYLILNTQFTFELIQSILTIEKSIIINLIPQLDTIIFQAEQNRRPNVVSLRFMFNQLKKQMLNMNNDV; encoded by the exons ATGGATTTTGATATTACCTGCGACTGCAGCGGTAAAGTGAATATCAACGATTGGCAACTCGACAGAGATGGTTTGTTTTCCCATAAAGAAGTGGACAATGTGCTTTTTCCACAAGCCGACTATCCTTTTTCCTGTATCGAAGTCAGACTCTTTGACTGTGTCATGCCTGGAGCTGTTGGTGTGATGAATCTTAATCATCTCACTAATTGCATGGA atgtatGTCTTTATATTGCAGGAtgcaattgaaaatattaaacagaCAAAGCAGATCAACTGTATTATCGAGAGTGTgtgataatgatgatgaaaattatttttccttaaGAAAAATGATCTGTAacttcattttatatttccgtGCATATATGAATGG TATAAGGTGGGACCTCAGTGCCTTGGAAATAGCAGTACCTGAAATTAACAAAGATGTGGATGCTTTGTTTAATTCTCTCAAGCGATTTTTTAGTACATTGCGTAATATTCCCGATTCAATTCTGCATTATGCTGCTTCCAACATAGGAAATAag TGTAAGCAGCCAGAATTTCACTTATGTCACACACATATAGAGTTAAGATGGTTTTTCATCACATTAGTACATTCAAGAACTATGTGGTGCCAATATCAAATGCATCCAGTGGAAGAATTTGAAAACAGTGCTGAAATGGTCATCAATGATCTCATATATTTTGCCTTGAAAGTATTTGAGAgg ttatctTTAAACTGGACTGTAGATCATAAGCAAAAGACACCGTATTTCTGTACATGTACACGAGAGCTGTGGCTCATGctacaaatatttatcgacAGTCTAGAGGGAAGGATGAAAACGAAG acattttGGGACCACGTAAATAGCTGTATCCATAAAGTATTAAACACAGATCAGACCCAAATGATATTTTGGCATAAGAGCGGAGACTCTGTTCTGCCGGATTGTAAGAATCCTGAACTGTTCTGCATCTGGATAGTGTATCACTTGTCTCTGTTGTACGGATACAGTAATGACGGTGTATACTTGCAGTCAAACTCGTCAAGG ATTAAATCCAATTACGAACAAGTGGAGAAAGTTCTAAAAATATACGTGTGTAAAGGTGGAAAGGACGGCGAGAGGGATGAACTTGATGTCGAACTCAAGATCATAATATCGCTGTTGCATGAGCTTATTATTAACTGGTGGCAACCGCGTGTGCCGGTTATATCATTTCTCTGGGACTGTTTTCACAAAAGATTAGACCAGCCGTTCTTGTTGCAGACCTCTGGACCTTGGGCTTTGTCCCTTGAAAA aaaaactGCTGCAGACATTCTAAAACAGATTAATAACAGAATTGACAGCAAATTTGAGCATTCCAAGGAATCTAGCTATGGCATGTTCTTATACTTAATAG GCAcctttttgaagaaatacagTAAGGTAGACCCGAAATATTGGAATCAAATTAAAGGACGTGTGTACACGAAATTTTCGAAGAATAAAGTCGCAGAGTTCTCCGAGAGTGGCCTCTACAACTTCATATCCTTATTTATCACTTTAGCTGTTACTGCAGATATTACAAACGTA TGCACGACGATGTTAGATCTCTTGCCATCCACGCAAGAATTAAACAGCGAATACAATAAAAAGTGCAATCTAATCTGGAAAGGAAAACTAACGTGTCTCCTATTGTTCAACGAGAGGAGATTATCCTTTGCTccgataattaatcattttacgGAAACA GTCAACTTAATAAGCTGTCGCAAAGACGAAACATCTCGTTCCATGATGACCAATTTCGTCGATGTCTTAAATACAGTCTTGTCCGCCAGTGAGAAAATTGATTTGGGAGAATACAATTTCATAGGCGGTTGGATCGATCGTTATCTCTTAGAGTGTCCGAAGAACAGAATTGGATTTTTGCTGGAAATGCTCGCCAATGTTTTGGACAAGTGTGTTATTCTGCAGGTTTCTTGTGACAATTCGG ATGGTGCCAGGGAAATGTTAAACGCGCTGTGGGGTTCTGTCGCTTGTAGAGTCCGCCAGCTCGTCTTTGATCCCGTGCTTACTGgtgacaattataaaattatctccAAACTGGCTGTCATATTTACGTTAGAAGCAGTCAGAGATCCGGCTACTGCTAAGACGCACAAGCATTCAACTATGTCTTTATTTCAACACTTTGCGGCATCAGTATTTGTGAAAGATATAAG AATTACTCAGTGTTACTTAACGATGATTCTCGAGAACGGCGAAGCGGTGCAAAGCCTGAAAAAGGAAATTGCAAATTTCGATATTATTCTTATCCAA GCATGGATAAAGTGTTCTATCGTTGGCTACAACACAGATAGGGAAGAGACAAGGATTCTGCAAAATTACATTCTCAATCTCGACGATATCAAGGAAATATTCATGTCGAATTTCAGGAATCTGCAGGAATTTAAGAATGGCAATGAGCCTATTATTACATTCATAATATCGTTCATGGAGAGGCAGAATGCATTAAAG ACTGATCAGGAAAGGCTTCGATATAATGCGAAATGTAAAACGTACTTTAAAAACTTGGAGAAGTGGGTCCTGATACCTGTAACGGAGGAGACGAAAAACACGGATCTGGCGATTTGGATTTACAGGTGCCTTGGAACATTGATTCTCTGCCTTTCTCCGATGCTGTATGCTAAA AATCAACCAAACGACATGTTGAGAACGCTTATTAATAAAGTTCTACTGGTACCCGAGAACTCTGCGCAATCGTATATAAAGCAATTGGGCAAGAGAATATTCTCGATGGTATTACTCGGTCTGGAAAAGTTAAACGTCAAGAGCGACATACTGTTACAAGCGATGATCAGAGATATCTTGGATCAGTACTTGCCGGTTTTAATAACCGAAGATAATAGCGGATGCAGTTTCAAAGTTAGCGATTCCTTCCTGAAATTTTTCAAGGACGCGAAATGCGAATATCTACGCTTGATTTTCGAAACGCTGATGGcgaatttttatactatatcATCCGACAATGTCGTGCACAAGCACGCCAACTTG ATAACTTGGCTCATAAAAACGTTGCTTAAAGAGGGAACGTATCCCAAACACGTCACGGAACATATCATCCAAATTTGTTCCCCGAACATCTTTGGATGCTACATGAAGGTTTCGGATCATCATCCGCATAAGCTGCACACAATTGACTTcatcaaaaatgtaattaaaaatgcttATTACAAAGGGGATAAATCGATCAG agaaaaattttatactgcCGTTTCTGCTATGGTGCAAAAATATCTGATCTTAAACACACAATTTACGTTTGAGCTTATACAATCTATCCTGACAATAgagaaaagtattataatcaatttgaTTCCGCAACTTGacacaattatatttcaagCTGAACAAAATCGTCGACCCAATGTGGTGTCATTAAG gTTCATGTTTAACCagctaaaaaaacaaatgttgaaTATGAACAATGATGTGTGA